In the Prosthecomicrobium sp. N25 genome, one interval contains:
- a CDS encoding tartrate dehydrogenase: protein MKTYRIAAIPGDGIGTEVVEAGVEVLTSLAERDGGFALAFDRFDWGGEYYKRHGRMMPEDGRDRIRHHDAILFGSAGHPEIPDHVTLWGLRLAICQPFDQYANVRPTRMLPGITSPLRKVEGKELDWVILRENSEGEYAGIGGRVHQGLPIEVATDVSILTRAGVERIMRYAFELARSRPRKLLTVVTKSNAQRHGMVMWDEIAAEVAANYSDVTWDKMLVDAMTMRMVMKPETLDTIVATNLHADILSDLAAALAGSLGIAPTANLNPERIFPSMFEPIHGSAFDIMGKGVANPIGTFWSSVMMLEHLGEPRAAGRLMTAIERVTADPRFHTPDLGGTARTADVTAAVIDALEGMND, encoded by the coding sequence ATGAAGACCTACCGGATCGCCGCAATCCCGGGCGACGGCATCGGCACCGAAGTCGTCGAAGCCGGCGTCGAGGTCCTGACGTCGCTCGCCGAGCGCGACGGCGGCTTCGCCCTCGCGTTCGACCGCTTCGACTGGGGCGGGGAGTACTACAAGAGGCACGGCCGCATGATGCCCGAGGACGGCCGCGACCGGATCCGCCACCACGACGCCATCCTGTTCGGTTCAGCCGGACACCCCGAGATCCCGGACCACGTCACCCTCTGGGGACTGCGGCTCGCGATCTGCCAACCCTTCGACCAGTACGCCAACGTCCGCCCGACGCGCATGCTTCCCGGCATCACCTCCCCTCTGCGCAAGGTGGAGGGCAAGGAGCTCGACTGGGTGATCCTTCGCGAGAACTCGGAGGGCGAGTATGCCGGGATCGGCGGCCGGGTCCACCAGGGCCTTCCGATCGAGGTGGCCACGGACGTCTCCATCCTGACCCGAGCGGGTGTGGAGCGGATCATGCGCTACGCCTTCGAACTGGCCCGATCGCGGCCCCGCAAGCTGCTGACCGTGGTCACAAAGTCGAACGCCCAGCGGCACGGCATGGTGATGTGGGACGAGATCGCCGCGGAAGTCGCCGCGAACTATTCGGACGTGACCTGGGACAAGATGCTGGTCGACGCCATGACGATGCGCATGGTCATGAAGCCCGAGACGCTCGACACGATCGTCGCCACCAACCTGCATGCCGACATCCTGTCCGACCTCGCCGCCGCGCTCGCCGGCTCGCTCGGCATCGCGCCCACCGCCAACCTCAACCCGGAACGGATCTTCCCATCCATGTTCGAGCCGATCCACGGCTCGGCCTTCGACATCATGGGCAAGGGCGTGGCTAACCCGATCGGGACCTTCTGGTCGTCCGTCATGATGCTCGAACACCTGGGCGAGCCGCGCGCCGCTGGTCGGCTGATGACCGCGATCGAGCGCGTCACGGCTGATCCCCGGTTCCACACCCCCGACCTCGGCGGCACGGCCAGGACGGCGGACGTGACCGCGGCGGTGATCGACGCCCTCGAGGGCATGAACGACTGA
- a CDS encoding AAA family ATPase, translating to MDVGDWLEGLGLGRYRSAFAENGVDAVVLRRLTAEDLKEIGVLPVGHRRLLLDAIAALPGSDPPPGDAAGRDERRQVTVLFADLVGYSRLSSELDPEDVRTLLDAFFAMADKAVVDHGGTVDKHIGDCVMAVFGAPISYGNDAERAVRAAVAIRDGLGAATSRLGRALMIHAGVASGEVVASANPEAGPHGTVTGPSVNLAARLAACAGPGEILVSAAVRRAVADRCRLEDAGVFALKGFPEPLGAWRVAALLAAGPERPGTLVGRTTERALQRAALESCRDHGRGQVLYLRGEAGIGKTTLLAALREAAETMGFAVAAGAVRDFGIERGRPALASLASRLLERLHDGPMQADRERQEPLAAAGASDAERATLADLLDLPMAASLRSTLDALDALARTRSLCSVLERLVDLNARQSPLLLLAEDLHWADDATLATLGGLILSARDKPVLFGLTTRPEGDPTAAGFVLPGTVLTFDLGPLGQDEARRLAEAFAEAGPAVVEACLERAGGNPLFLEQLLQHAQSRLREAVPDSVQSIVQARMDQLPPEARQAFQTASVLGQGFALDDLRHLLDDPDYDPAILVQRQLLRREADGLVFPHALLREAAYATLLRERRRRLHARAAARCRATDPVLAAEHLLRAESAEAPAACREAAERLLSRFRHAAALDLLERALAQAPDPEDRIRLMLLRSDALLGLGEADRAEEAFTQALGSAVGPETRARALIGRASARRITDRVDAALADVDEALEVARAADLPDLEARAFALRGNLGFPKGDFAGCRRDHGESLRIARRIGSTELEAAALGGLGDVAYMVGRLVEAHASFRDCVERSAGIDLRRIAAANLPMQAITHFWVADIRGAADLALAAIEAARAIGHDRALMIAHHAAYFAERALDRPEAAKGHAAASLELARRLNAPRFVAEGLAFVAQIGFDQGNLPEAEAGFAEALALARRTGMAYMGPVFLAGRALTTRDAREREDLIREGEALLAAGSLCHNHLIFRTELIDAHLAAGAYQEAAHHAEALDVYVGGQTLPATALAIETARAGAAGSGAGTSRAAVLTALAERAEALGDLRRRSMLRRLASATPRPPVIPAPSSPR from the coding sequence ATGGACGTGGGCGACTGGCTGGAAGGCCTGGGACTCGGCCGCTATCGCAGCGCCTTCGCCGAGAACGGCGTCGATGCGGTCGTGCTGCGCCGGCTAACCGCCGAGGACCTGAAGGAGATCGGCGTCCTGCCCGTCGGCCACCGCCGCCTTCTCCTGGACGCGATCGCGGCGCTGCCCGGTTCGGATCCGCCCCCCGGCGATGCGGCCGGACGGGACGAGCGCCGGCAGGTGACCGTGCTCTTCGCCGATCTGGTCGGCTACTCCCGGCTCTCCTCCGAGCTCGATCCCGAGGACGTCCGGACCCTGCTCGACGCCTTCTTCGCGATGGCCGACAAGGCGGTGGTCGATCACGGCGGCACGGTCGACAAGCACATCGGCGACTGCGTGATGGCGGTCTTCGGCGCCCCGATCTCCTACGGCAACGACGCGGAGCGTGCGGTCCGCGCCGCCGTCGCGATCCGGGACGGGCTCGGCGCGGCGACGTCCCGCCTGGGCCGCGCGCTCATGATCCACGCCGGCGTGGCGAGCGGCGAGGTCGTCGCCTCCGCGAACCCCGAGGCCGGACCGCACGGCACCGTCACCGGACCGTCCGTGAACCTCGCGGCCCGGCTCGCCGCCTGCGCGGGCCCCGGCGAGATCCTGGTCTCGGCCGCCGTCCGCCGGGCCGTCGCCGACCGCTGCCGGCTGGAGGACGCCGGCGTCTTCGCGCTCAAGGGATTTCCCGAGCCGCTCGGCGCATGGCGCGTCGCCGCGCTCCTCGCGGCCGGCCCCGAGCGGCCGGGCACCCTGGTCGGCCGGACGACGGAACGCGCGCTCCAGCGCGCCGCCCTGGAGTCCTGCCGGGACCACGGGCGCGGTCAGGTCCTGTACCTGAGGGGCGAGGCCGGCATCGGCAAGACGACGTTGCTGGCGGCCCTGCGCGAGGCTGCGGAGACGATGGGCTTCGCGGTCGCCGCGGGCGCCGTCCGCGATTTCGGCATCGAGCGGGGACGCCCCGCGCTCGCGAGCCTGGCGAGCCGTCTCCTGGAGCGTCTTCACGACGGCCCCATGCAGGCCGACCGGGAGCGGCAGGAGCCGCTTGCGGCGGCGGGCGCGTCCGATGCGGAGCGGGCCACGCTCGCGGACCTCCTCGACCTGCCCATGGCGGCATCGCTGCGATCGACCCTCGACGCCCTGGATGCCCTGGCCCGGACGCGCTCCCTGTGCAGCGTCCTCGAGCGCCTGGTCGACCTGAACGCCCGGCAAAGCCCCCTGCTCCTGCTGGCCGAGGACCTGCACTGGGCCGACGACGCGACCCTCGCCACCCTCGGCGGCCTCATCCTCTCCGCCCGCGACAAGCCGGTCCTGTTCGGGCTCACCACCCGGCCCGAGGGCGACCCGACCGCCGCGGGCTTCGTGCTGCCCGGCACCGTCCTGACCTTCGACCTCGGTCCGCTCGGCCAAGACGAGGCGCGACGGCTCGCGGAGGCCTTCGCGGAGGCCGGGCCGGCCGTGGTCGAGGCCTGCCTCGAGCGGGCGGGCGGCAACCCGCTCTTCCTCGAGCAGCTCCTTCAGCATGCGCAGAGCCGGTTGCGGGAAGCGGTGCCGGATTCGGTGCAGAGCATCGTCCAAGCCCGCATGGACCAGCTCCCGCCCGAAGCCCGGCAGGCCTTCCAGACCGCGTCCGTCCTCGGCCAGGGCTTCGCGCTCGACGACCTCCGCCACCTCCTGGACGACCCGGACTACGACCCGGCCATCCTCGTCCAGCGCCAGCTGCTGAGGCGGGAGGCGGACGGCCTCGTCTTCCCGCACGCGCTCCTGCGCGAGGCGGCCTACGCCACCCTCCTGCGCGAAAGGCGCCGCCGGCTCCACGCCCGCGCCGCGGCCCGCTGCCGGGCGACAGACCCGGTGCTGGCCGCCGAACACCTCCTCCGTGCCGAATCCGCCGAGGCCCCCGCGGCCTGCCGCGAGGCGGCCGAACGGCTCCTGTCCCGCTTCCGGCACGCGGCCGCGCTCGACCTCCTCGAGCGCGCCCTCGCCCAGGCCCCGGATCCGGAGGATCGGATCCGCTTGATGCTCCTGCGCAGCGATGCGCTGCTCGGCCTGGGCGAGGCCGACCGGGCCGAAGAGGCCTTCACGCAGGCGCTGGGGAGCGCCGTCGGCCCCGAGACGCGGGCCCGCGCACTGATCGGCAGGGCCTCGGCCCGGCGCATCACCGATCGCGTCGACGCCGCCCTGGCCGACGTCGACGAGGCGCTGGAGGTGGCGCGCGCGGCCGATCTCCCGGACCTGGAGGCGAGGGCCTTCGCGCTGCGCGGCAACCTGGGCTTTCCGAAGGGAGACTTCGCCGGCTGCCGGCGCGACCACGGCGAAAGTCTCCGCATCGCGCGCCGCATCGGGTCGACGGAACTGGAGGCGGCCGCGCTCGGGGGCCTCGGCGACGTCGCCTATATGGTCGGCCGCCTGGTCGAGGCGCACGCGAGCTTCCGGGACTGCGTCGAGCGCAGCGCCGGGATCGACCTGCGCCGGATCGCGGCCGCCAATCTGCCCATGCAGGCCATCACGCATTTCTGGGTCGCCGACATCCGGGGAGCGGCGGACCTGGCGCTTGCGGCGATCGAGGCCGCGCGCGCCATCGGGCACGACCGGGCTCTCATGATCGCTCATCACGCCGCCTATTTCGCGGAGCGCGCCCTCGACCGCCCCGAGGCCGCGAAGGGTCATGCGGCAGCGAGCCTCGAGCTGGCCCGGCGTCTCAACGCGCCCCGCTTCGTCGCCGAAGGCCTTGCCTTCGTGGCCCAGATCGGCTTCGACCAGGGCAACCTGCCGGAGGCGGAGGCCGGCTTCGCCGAAGCCCTGGCGCTCGCGCGGCGGACCGGCATGGCCTATATGGGGCCGGTCTTCCTCGCCGGACGCGCGCTCACGACGCGCGACGCCCGGGAGCGCGAGGACCTGATCCGGGAGGGGGAAGCGCTGCTCGCCGCCGGTTCGCTGTGCCACAACCACCTGATCTTTCGGACGGAGCTCATCGACGCCCACCTGGCGGCGGGCGCGTACCAGGAGGCGGCGCATCACGCGGAGGCCCTCGACGTCTATGTCGGCGGGCAGACGCTGCCCGCGACCGCCCTCGCCATCGAGACGGCGCGCGCCGGCGCGGCGGGCTCCGGGGCCGGCACGTCCCGGGCGGCCGTCTTGACGGCCTTGGCGGAGCGGGCGGAGGCACTCGGCGACCTTCGTCGCCGGTCGATGCTCCGGCGCCTGGCTTCGGCAACGCCCAGGCCGCCGGTCATCCCGGCCCCGTCGAGCCCCCGATGA
- a CDS encoding ABC transporter ATP-binding protein yields the protein MGLIALVYRRFEDWIVPFSEPPGEVPPSGLAAFIWHYVRQAKAPFALMTVVGGLSPLVDAGLFYFVGRIVDMLDTHDADRSWSALMASSGRELLVILVVVAVARTATLFLSALVDEQTVAPGFYNLVRWQVHRHVSRQSLQFFQNDFAGSLATKVWQSGQAIGDLMESLIGVVWFMLIYTATTLAMVGSLDGRLAALVAIWIAGFGGLAWWYLPRIRRQSEAAAEAGSGTSGHMVDDYANIETLKLFAADRADRYLRLAFERYLETYRPFTRSLTAVRTALNLLSGLVIVAIGILSIHLWIEHAVTVGSVAFTLGLVLRLNALLGRFMTQLNGILRTLGVLENSKRLVTQPLHLQDRPDAVPLRIAEGGIRLEAVTFGYHRDTRILDSIDLVVRPGEKIGLIGASGSGKTTLVNLILRLFEPDGGRILIDGQDVGTVTQASLRGQIGVVTQNTALLHRSIRANIKLAKPDATEEEMIAAARKAEAHAFIMGLVDDKDRHGYDAHVGERGVKMSGGERQRIAIARVFLKGSPIVILDEATSAMDSESEAAIQRNLEALMEGRTVIAIAHRLSTIAHLDRLVVLAGGRIVEDGTHAELLAAGGIYARLWRRQSGGFLARETAGPDEN from the coding sequence ATGGGGCTGATCGCGCTCGTCTACCGGCGCTTCGAGGACTGGATCGTCCCGTTCTCGGAGCCGCCCGGCGAGGTCCCGCCCTCCGGTCTCGCGGCCTTCATCTGGCACTACGTCCGCCAGGCCAAGGCTCCCTTCGCGCTGATGACCGTGGTCGGCGGCCTGTCGCCGCTCGTCGACGCGGGCCTGTTTTACTTCGTCGGGCGGATCGTCGACATGCTCGACACCCATGACGCCGATCGAAGCTGGAGCGCCCTGATGGCGTCGTCCGGGCGCGAACTGCTGGTCATTCTGGTGGTCGTCGCCGTCGCGCGCACGGCCACTCTCTTCCTCTCCGCGCTGGTCGACGAGCAGACCGTAGCGCCCGGCTTCTACAATCTGGTGCGCTGGCAGGTGCACCGGCACGTCTCCCGACAATCGCTCCAGTTCTTCCAGAACGACTTCGCCGGCAGCCTCGCCACCAAGGTCTGGCAGAGCGGCCAGGCGATCGGCGACCTCATGGAGAGCCTGATCGGCGTGGTCTGGTTCATGCTGATCTACACCGCCACGACGCTGGCCATGGTGGGCAGCCTGGACGGCCGGCTGGCCGCCCTGGTGGCGATCTGGATCGCCGGCTTCGGCGGGCTCGCCTGGTGGTACCTGCCCCGCATCCGGCGCCAGTCGGAGGCAGCCGCGGAGGCCGGGTCGGGAACGAGCGGGCACATGGTCGACGACTACGCCAACATCGAGACCCTGAAGCTGTTCGCGGCCGACCGCGCCGACCGCTATCTCCGCCTCGCCTTCGAGCGCTACCTGGAGACCTATCGGCCCTTCACCCGGTCCCTGACCGCGGTCCGCACGGCGCTGAACCTCCTCTCCGGCCTCGTCATCGTGGCCATCGGCATCCTCTCCATCCACCTCTGGATCGAGCACGCCGTAACGGTCGGCTCCGTCGCCTTCACGCTCGGCCTCGTGCTCCGCCTGAACGCGCTCCTCGGCCGCTTCATGACCCAGCTGAACGGCATCCTGCGCACGCTCGGGGTCCTGGAGAATTCGAAACGGCTCGTGACCCAGCCGCTCCACCTGCAGGATCGGCCGGACGCCGTCCCGCTTCGGATCGCCGAAGGCGGCATCCGGCTGGAGGCCGTGACTTTCGGCTACCACCGGGATACCCGGATCCTCGACAGTATCGACTTGGTTGTCCGCCCCGGCGAGAAGATCGGCCTGATCGGCGCCTCCGGGTCGGGCAAGACCACGCTCGTCAATCTGATCCTGAGGCTCTTCGAGCCGGACGGCGGCCGGATCCTGATCGATGGCCAGGACGTGGGCACCGTCACACAGGCCTCCCTGCGCGGCCAGATCGGGGTGGTCACCCAGAACACCGCCCTGCTGCACCGCTCCATCCGCGCCAACATCAAGCTGGCCAAGCCGGACGCCACCGAGGAGGAGATGATCGCGGCCGCCCGAAAGGCCGAGGCGCACGCCTTCATCATGGGCCTCGTCGACGACAAGGACCGCCACGGCTACGACGCCCATGTCGGCGAGCGGGGCGTCAAGATGTCCGGTGGCGAACGCCAGCGCATCGCGATCGCGCGCGTCTTCCTGAAGGGTTCTCCGATCGTGATCCTCGACGAAGCGACCTCGGCGATGGACTCCGAATCCGAGGCTGCGATCCAGCGCAACCTGGAGGCCCTCATGGAAGGCCGGACCGTGATCGCGATCGCGCACCGGCTCTCCACGATCGCCCACCTCGACCGCCTGGTCGTCCTGGCCGGGGGGCGGATCGTCGAGGACGGCACCCACGCCGAGCTTCTGGCCGCGGGCGGGATCTATGCCCGGCTGTGGCGTCGCCAGTCCGGCGGCTTCCTGGCCCGCGAGACGGCCGGCCCGGACGAGAATTGA